TCAGCAACTGGCTGCCGCCCTCACTGATGGCAGCCTTCAGCGCCTCCGACGGCTGGCGATGATGCAGCACCAGCGCCACGTCATTGTCTTTCAACGTGGTGGACAATTGCTTGAGGGCTTCGGCTGTCCAGTCGGCATCGGGTCGGGCATCGGTGCTGATTGCGTCCAGGTTGAGCCCGCTGATCAAGTAGCCGAAATGCTCGCTCAGGCTGACCACGCTCAGGTTGTCGGCGCTGGCGAGGCGTTTTTCGCTGTCGGCGCTGAGTTTGAGCAGGCGCTGCTTGAGGGCCGCCAGGTTGGCGTCGATCTTCGCTTTGTCCGCCGGGGCCAGGCGCACCAGGTCGGCGGCGATCACGTCGGCCATGCGCCCCAGGTTGTGGCTGGCCATCCACGGCTGGCTCGCCAGGCCGTCGGTCATGCCCGGCTGCACGGCGATACCGGGCAGGGCACCGTCCACCGGGCGCGCGGCATCGATTTCGACGATGCGGATATTGC
The sequence above is drawn from the Pseudomonas sp. St316 genome and encodes:
- a CDS encoding zinc ABC transporter substrate-binding protein produces the protein MVFSLRQLTLAVALCGVAVTSSFASEKVRLLASLPVTYGLGEALLKGTEVSLERAAPANLPGTRQSAYFSGRGAPALSKLASDADGVIGLRSLWPDDPLYPMARRGNIRIVEIDAARPVDGALPGIAVQPGMTDGLASQPWMASHNLGRMADVIAADLVRLAPADKAKIDANLAALKQRLLKLSADSEKRLASADNLSVVSLSEHFGYLISGLNLDAISTDARPDADWTAEALKQLSTTLKDNDVALVLHHRQPSEALKAAISEGGSQLLILSTDTTDPVAELESNVGLVVAALTAD